In Acaryochloris marina S15, a single genomic region encodes these proteins:
- the rodA gene encoding rod shape-determining protein RodA, which translates to MLINKTLRKWFPWRTWIQPWDNIDRWLLLLAIGLTVFGGILIRSTQATQGWTDWLQHWTIGAIGVAIAMTIATWPYQILLSLHWLIYAVTNLSLVAVIAIGTSELGAQRWISVAGFNVQPSEFAKIGVIISLAALLHHRPATKLSSVLQILAITFIPWALVLVQPDLGTSLVFAAITLGMMYWANANLGWIVLLFSPLISGILFNIPPTSHWLWIIWAIWLVSIAFIGWLSIPFRMIGGMGALLINLGSGVLGRVAWGFLQEYQKARIILFLDPEQDPLGGGYHLIQSRIAIGSGQLWGRGLDQGTQTGLSFIPEQHTDFIFSAVGEQFGFVGSLALIAAIWLLCIRLIFVALNAEDDFGSLIAIGVLSMVIFQVFVNISMTIGLAPVTGIPLPWLSYGRSALLTNFIAIGLVESVANHRKKRRF; encoded by the coding sequence GGTTTCCATGGCGAACCTGGATTCAGCCTTGGGATAATATCGACCGTTGGTTACTGCTGTTAGCGATTGGGTTAACGGTTTTTGGCGGCATTTTGATTCGGAGTACCCAAGCAACCCAAGGTTGGACAGACTGGCTCCAGCATTGGACGATTGGGGCCATTGGGGTGGCTATTGCCATGACGATTGCCACTTGGCCCTATCAAATTCTATTGAGTTTACACTGGCTCATTTATGCGGTGACAAATTTATCGTTGGTCGCCGTTATCGCTATAGGAACCAGCGAATTGGGGGCTCAAAGATGGATCTCCGTGGCCGGTTTTAATGTTCAACCGTCTGAATTTGCCAAAATCGGAGTCATTATCTCTTTAGCTGCCCTACTCCACCATCGTCCCGCCACTAAGCTATCTTCAGTCCTCCAGATTCTGGCTATTACTTTTATTCCTTGGGCGTTAGTACTGGTTCAGCCCGACCTAGGAACATCTTTGGTGTTTGCAGCCATTACCCTAGGCATGATGTATTGGGCCAATGCCAATTTGGGTTGGATTGTTCTCCTATTTTCACCGCTAATCTCTGGAATTTTATTCAATATTCCCCCAACCTCCCATTGGCTATGGATAATTTGGGCTATTTGGTTGGTTTCGATTGCGTTTATCGGTTGGCTCAGTATTCCCTTCCGGATGATCGGGGGAATGGGCGCCTTGTTGATTAATTTAGGCTCTGGCGTGTTGGGCCGAGTCGCGTGGGGGTTTCTTCAGGAATATCAAAAAGCTCGGATCATTCTGTTTCTAGATCCTGAACAAGATCCCTTGGGGGGAGGCTATCACCTAATTCAGTCTCGGATTGCCATTGGCTCAGGACAGCTTTGGGGGCGAGGGCTAGATCAAGGAACGCAGACGGGGTTAAGTTTTATCCCCGAGCAACATACCGACTTCATTTTTTCGGCGGTGGGGGAGCAATTTGGCTTTGTCGGCAGTTTAGCTCTGATAGCCGCCATTTGGCTGTTATGTATCCGCCTGATTTTTGTGGCTTTGAATGCTGAAGACGATTTTGGTTCTTTAATCGCCATCGGTGTGCTGTCGATGGTTATTTTTCAAGTCTTTGTGAACATTAGTATGACCATCGGTCTGGCCCCTGTGACGGGGATTCCTTTGCCTTGGCTGAGTTATGGTCGTTCAGCCCTACTGACAAACTTTATTGCCATAGGTTTAGTAGAATCGGTGGCCAATCACCGGAAAAAACGCAGGTTTTAA
- a CDS encoding NAD(P)H dehydrogenase subunit NdhS, producing the protein MILPGSAVRVVNTGDTYFGFEGQVQRVADGQAAVIFDGGNWTKIVTFRLPELEIVKRGKGKK; encoded by the coding sequence ATGATTTTGCCCGGTTCAGCAGTTCGCGTTGTGAATACGGGTGATACCTATTTTGGATTTGAAGGCCAGGTCCAACGGGTTGCAGATGGTCAGGCAGCCGTTATTTTTGATGGGGGAAACTGGACCAAGATTGTCACGTTTCGCCTACCCGAGTTAGAGATCGTCAAACGAGGCAAGGGTAAAAAGTAA
- a CDS encoding RDD family protein: MAENIPNDAGGAAYGQGFTSSHRIHSVLTAGNVVTVAIQLFREKSDDYITTSLQSYLWLFLTGLGASFCAGIGSVIGQTIGLSNWTELGILSLLFTLPLLAFGRGRKTAIGGVLSQLVFNKLVSRSETKEDIQKRLFPRIWTFFRGEVLFWLALAGIYFVLAFILGLILRVFFSSIRDPDFFDFFTLSEQDFSSVLLTLITVIVLFLLLYIGLFLFFSYFIARLWLFDVVIAFENVSAREAIRRSWQLTQRQGWQSLSVVIICGLLLIPPFSMSMFLSIFSVFAILFIMIAAFPVYQAIKAVIYYDLRSRNEGLTFDLDITATNPQNHLRRVMLQTPESIELDLALGGIGSRTLAWAIDQLLLWVGICLFWYFGSILYLSILLPVLTNASAAFDQGELNQWIEAIATFLTFVLSNCYFIAFETLWQGQTPGKRIAKIRVVRDTGQPVGIKESSIRSLLNSIDVFFFFVGVILITVTQSEKRLGDLVAGTLVVQDQQQGANETQQLFDFSPISSQLATELVTNPQLKTITPDQFLTLRDFLGYRSQLVSRMRSQVTTKLADQIRTLLGQNNQPLALGLDDLELVEATYLACQQANQS, encoded by the coding sequence ATGGCTGAGAATATACCGAATGATGCTGGCGGAGCTGCCTATGGACAGGGCTTTACCAGCAGTCATCGCATCCACTCTGTGCTGACGGCTGGGAATGTCGTGACGGTCGCCATTCAGCTTTTTCGAGAAAAAAGCGATGATTACATCACAACCAGTTTACAGTCCTATCTCTGGCTTTTTTTGACAGGTTTGGGAGCCTCCTTCTGTGCAGGTATAGGGTCTGTTATTGGCCAAACGATTGGGTTGTCTAATTGGACAGAACTTGGGATTTTGTCACTACTGTTTACTCTGCCGCTGTTGGCTTTTGGCCGGGGTCGTAAGACGGCTATCGGTGGCGTCCTCTCCCAGCTTGTTTTCAATAAACTGGTCAGCCGTAGTGAAACGAAGGAAGACATTCAAAAAAGGCTCTTCCCCCGGATATGGACATTCTTTCGAGGAGAAGTGCTGTTCTGGTTGGCCTTGGCAGGAATATATTTTGTCTTGGCTTTTATTCTCGGGCTGATCCTGAGAGTCTTTTTTTCGTCTATCCGCGACCCGGATTTTTTTGATTTCTTCACCCTGTCGGAGCAAGATTTTTCTTCGGTTCTACTGACTCTGATTACGGTTATTGTTCTATTCTTATTACTCTATATTGGGCTCTTCTTATTTTTTAGTTATTTTATCGCTCGGTTGTGGCTATTTGATGTTGTCATTGCCTTCGAAAATGTCTCTGCCCGAGAGGCAATCCGACGGAGCTGGCAACTGACCCAAAGGCAGGGGTGGCAATCTCTATCCGTCGTCATAATCTGTGGATTGCTATTAATCCCTCCTTTCTCGATGAGTATGTTCTTGTCTATTTTTAGTGTCTTCGCAATTTTATTTATTATGATTGCGGCTTTTCCGGTTTATCAAGCAATCAAAGCAGTCATTTATTACGATTTACGCAGTCGTAATGAGGGATTAACGTTTGATCTGGATATTACTGCGACGAATCCTCAGAACCATTTGCGGCGCGTTATGTTGCAAACCCCAGAAAGTATTGAGCTAGATTTAGCATTAGGAGGCATTGGTAGTCGAACCTTGGCCTGGGCTATTGATCAGCTATTGCTATGGGTGGGCATTTGCCTGTTTTGGTACTTTGGCTCGATTTTGTATCTCTCTATCCTGCTCCCCGTTCTGACTAATGCCAGTGCTGCATTTGATCAGGGTGAACTAAACCAATGGATCGAAGCCATTGCTACCTTTTTGACGTTTGTTTTATCCAATTGCTATTTCATCGCCTTTGAAACCTTATGGCAGGGACAAACGCCGGGCAAACGCATCGCCAAAATTCGAGTTGTGCGGGATACGGGGCAGCCGGTTGGTATCAAAGAAAGTAGTATTCGCAGTTTGTTGAATAGTATTGATGTTTTCTTTTTCTTTGTAGGTGTCATTCTGATTACGGTGACCCAATCAGAAAAACGCCTAGGAGATTTAGTGGCGGGTACTTTAGTGGTTCAGGATCAGCAACAGGGTGCTAATGAGACTCAACAACTCTTTGATTTCTCGCCCATTTCATCCCAGCTGGCTACAGAGTTGGTTACAAATCCTCAGCTCAAAACGATAACGCCTGATCAATTTCTGACGCTGCGAGATTTTCTAGGATATCGATCGCAACTGGTATCCCGGATGCGATCGCAAGTCACTACCAAACTTGCCGATCAAATTCGGACCCTTCTGGGGCAAAACAACCAGCCCCTCGCTTTAGGCCTCGATGATTTGGAATTAGTCGAAGCCACCTACTTGGCTTGTCAACAAGCCAACCAGTCCTAG
- a CDS encoding S1 RNA-binding domain-containing protein, producing the protein MSFSADDFAKALSQHDYSFEVGQTVQGKTVNYDSDGAYIDIGGKATAFLPSQEASLRKQFSLEEIVPLEEEREFLIIKGQDANGQVTLSIRRLELKHLWTKLLELQSQDQSIQVTITGVNKGGVTADVEGLRGFIPRSHLLDRDNLEGQIGSQLTVTFLEVDSERKKLVLSNRMAEQSSRIGELEIGQLVSGTVSDLKPFGAFIKLQGLTGLLHIKEVSQNFVPNLSSVLKIGEPIKAIVLDLDPGRGRVSLSTKVLENRPGEIVDSLEEVMAEAEIRANRYLEKMRQQ; encoded by the coding sequence TTGTCATTCTCAGCCGACGATTTTGCCAAAGCACTGTCCCAGCACGATTATTCTTTTGAAGTGGGACAAACAGTGCAGGGAAAAACTGTTAATTACGACAGTGATGGTGCCTATATAGATATCGGGGGTAAAGCCACTGCTTTTCTCCCTAGCCAAGAGGCCTCTCTTCGTAAACAATTCTCTCTGGAAGAAATAGTTCCCTTAGAGGAAGAGCGTGAGTTTTTGATCATCAAAGGCCAAGATGCCAATGGTCAAGTAACGTTGTCGATTCGTCGTTTGGAACTGAAGCATCTCTGGACAAAATTATTAGAGTTGCAATCTCAAGATCAAAGTATTCAGGTCACGATTACAGGGGTCAACAAAGGTGGTGTAACTGCTGATGTTGAAGGACTACGGGGATTTATCCCTCGGTCTCACCTGTTAGACCGAGATAATTTAGAGGGACAAATTGGTAGTCAATTGACGGTCACCTTTCTAGAAGTGGATTCCGAACGGAAAAAGCTGGTGTTGTCGAATCGGATGGCCGAACAATCCAGCCGTATTGGCGAATTGGAAATTGGGCAATTGGTTAGTGGTACGGTATCTGACCTCAAGCCGTTTGGTGCCTTTATTAAACTCCAAGGGCTGACCGGTTTACTGCACATCAAAGAAGTGAGTCAGAACTTTGTCCCTAATCTCAGTTCAGTTCTTAAGATTGGGGAACCGATCAAAGCCATTGTTTTGGATCTTGACCCAGGACGGGGGCGAGTGTCTCTATCTACGAAAGTGTTGGAAAATCGCCCAGGAGAAATAGTAGATAGCTTGGAAGAAGTGATGGCAGAGGCCGAAATTAGGGCTAATCGCTATCTTGAAAAAATGCGCCAGCAATAA
- a CDS encoding fasciclin domain-containing protein — protein sequence MATTSIASAQTSGSEAPAELSPAIMKVLCKHFPLNSRCTGEAAPAAVEETAPAEAMDSEAPSAEMEDSSDASAAEGTIVEVASANDSFKTLVAAIKAAELAETLSGEGPFTVFAPTEEAFAALPPGTVDTLLKPENKETLIKILTYHVVPAKAVSTDLESGDVTTVAGDPVKVTVESGAVTVNNANVVQADVMGSNGVIHVIDKVLLPPDL from the coding sequence TTGGCTACTACTAGCATTGCTTCCGCTCAAACCAGTGGCTCTGAAGCTCCTGCTGAATTAAGCCCAGCAATCATGAAAGTCCTCTGTAAGCACTTTCCCCTTAACTCTCGGTGTACGGGTGAGGCTGCTCCTGCTGCCGTTGAGGAGACTGCCCCTGCTGAAGCAATGGATTCTGAAGCACCTAGTGCAGAAATGGAAGACTCCTCTGATGCCAGCGCGGCAGAAGGCACCATTGTTGAAGTTGCCAGTGCGAATGACTCCTTCAAAACGTTAGTCGCAGCCATCAAAGCGGCAGAATTAGCAGAAACTCTATCGGGCGAAGGGCCATTTACGGTTTTTGCACCGACTGAAGAAGCTTTTGCAGCTTTGCCTCCTGGAACAGTGGATACTCTACTGAAGCCAGAGAACAAAGAAACGCTGATTAAAATCTTGACTTATCACGTTGTACCGGCGAAGGCAGTCTCAACGGATTTAGAATCTGGAGATGTGACAACAGTTGCGGGTGATCCTGTGAAAGTAACGGTTGAATCCGGTGCAGTCACGGTTAACAACGCCAATGTTGTTCAGGCTGATGTGATGGGTAGCAATGGGGTTATCCACGTGATTGACAAGGTTTTGCTTCCTCCTGATCTCTAA
- a CDS encoding MBL fold metallo-hydrolase, which produces MPSLKTSPITDKPVRFLLNTHWHFDHTGGNENFGKAGVVIIAHNHVRERLKTDQFLKVFDRKIPASPAAALPIITFGDTVTFHLNGQTIHAFHVEQAHTDGDSVIHFREANVIHAGDVYFNGIYPFIDTEHGGSLDGMIEATERILAIADRDTKIIPGHGPLSNRAELVTYRRMLLDVRSRTRTAIQTGITLTDFIASKPTADYDKTWGKGFLPPQKFLTIVYQDLAARSTP; this is translated from the coding sequence TTGCCCAGTCTCAAGACTTCACCAATCACAGATAAACCGGTGCGATTCTTGCTGAATACCCACTGGCATTTTGATCACACAGGCGGTAACGAAAATTTCGGCAAAGCTGGGGTCGTTATTATTGCCCATAACCATGTCCGAGAACGCTTAAAAACCGATCAGTTTCTCAAGGTTTTTGACCGTAAGATTCCTGCTTCTCCCGCCGCTGCCCTTCCGATCATTACCTTTGGCGATACGGTGACTTTTCACCTCAATGGTCAGACGATTCATGCCTTTCATGTCGAACAGGCCCATACGGATGGCGATTCCGTGATTCACTTTCGAGAAGCTAATGTGATTCATGCCGGAGATGTCTATTTCAACGGTATCTATCCTTTTATCGATACGGAGCATGGGGGATCTCTCGATGGCATGATTGAGGCCACTGAGCGTATTTTAGCGATCGCAGACCGCGATACCAAGATTATTCCAGGCCATGGTCCCCTCTCTAATCGGGCTGAATTGGTGACCTATCGGCGGATGCTACTGGATGTGCGATCGCGCACCCGTACTGCGATTCAAACAGGCATAACCTTAACCGACTTTATTGCCAGTAAACCCACCGCTGACTACGACAAAACCTGGGGGAAAGGATTTTTACCGCCCCAAAAATTCCTCACCATCGTTTATCAAGACTTAGCTGCAAGGTCGACCCCCTAG
- a CDS encoding sulfotransferase has protein sequence MQILVTGLHRSGTSATSRLLATMTHLSLLDDPQWAIFQPQMAKAYRQVSQYHQELTQFDIVKCPRMGECLDCILEDFPQTQVVFLVRDPRDVYCSIAEAQRSSDSTVTTMADNQRFGPHEYLWQGVALAFQAYAQQALQALNRAPGRLTLLNYVEIYQHPQQTLQGLCHHLGLTIHISNIASLAGQQLGPTRNKRQSDLSIKGANRWQQELDPVEADDIFELCGDDFKTLLTHCRKFSS, from the coding sequence GTGCAAATTTTAGTGACTGGTCTTCATCGTTCTGGTACTAGTGCGACTTCAAGACTGTTGGCTACCATGACTCATCTCAGCTTGCTGGACGATCCGCAATGGGCGATCTTCCAGCCGCAAATGGCGAAAGCCTATCGGCAGGTCAGCCAATATCACCAAGAACTGACGCAATTTGACATCGTCAAATGTCCCCGGATGGGAGAGTGTCTAGATTGCATCCTGGAAGATTTCCCCCAAACTCAAGTTGTGTTCTTGGTTCGCGATCCGAGGGATGTTTACTGCTCCATTGCCGAAGCCCAAAGATCCTCAGACTCAACCGTGACGACGATGGCGGATAATCAGCGCTTTGGCCCCCATGAGTATCTATGGCAGGGTGTCGCCCTAGCCTTTCAAGCTTATGCTCAGCAAGCATTGCAGGCCCTCAATCGTGCCCCAGGACGGCTGACCCTCCTTAACTATGTCGAGATTTACCAGCATCCTCAACAAACCCTGCAAGGGCTTTGTCATCACCTTGGCCTGACGATCCACATATCTAACATCGCCTCCTTAGCGGGGCAACAATTAGGACCGACTCGAAATAAGCGTCAGAGCGATTTATCCATTAAAGGGGCGAATCGATGGCAGCAAGAACTCGATCCTGTAGAGGCAGATGATATTTTCGAGCTGTGTGGAGATGACTTTAAGACCCTGCTTACCCACTGCCGTAAATTCTCATCATGA
- a CDS encoding DUF1995 family protein has translation MVFPDSLETSISQAVEATKAAISDHKTLLKIDIAIPELKPLPVAQQYLSQLPDLGENVKVFFSDTGAAALARHQWQDITYELRGIEELLEPVQPENEAFVFIAPTPVEVGKVEKICSQAGDRVCILFNPKLEDVSIVGIGMAGRSLRERFLNNIDSCYSFLPLERGAVIRAYPSDWQVWWAEGEEEGSEYQLLASEENRPSGERIGQILAPLMATEDVRKPSLLDNMQQFWKALTQ, from the coding sequence ATGGTCTTTCCCGATTCTTTGGAAACGTCAATATCCCAAGCCGTTGAGGCAACCAAAGCTGCGATCTCAGATCACAAAACCCTGCTAAAGATTGATATTGCCATCCCTGAACTCAAGCCCTTACCTGTGGCCCAGCAATATCTCAGCCAACTGCCCGATTTAGGGGAGAACGTCAAAGTCTTTTTCTCCGATACCGGGGCAGCCGCTTTAGCTCGTCATCAATGGCAAGATATTACCTACGAGTTGCGAGGGATTGAAGAATTACTAGAGCCCGTTCAACCCGAGAATGAAGCCTTTGTCTTTATTGCACCTACCCCCGTAGAAGTGGGCAAGGTGGAGAAAATTTGTAGTCAGGCCGGAGATCGCGTCTGCATTTTGTTCAATCCCAAGCTAGAAGATGTTTCAATTGTCGGGATTGGCATGGCGGGTCGGAGCCTAAGAGAGCGATTTCTAAATAATATTGACTCTTGTTATTCTTTTTTGCCATTAGAACGAGGGGCCGTGATTCGCGCCTATCCCTCTGATTGGCAAGTTTGGTGGGCCGAGGGGGAAGAAGAAGGTAGCGAATACCAACTTCTGGCATCAGAGGAGAATCGGCCTTCAGGAGAACGGATTGGTCAGATTCTAGCTCCTCTCATGGCTACGGAAGATGTCCGTAAGCCTTCTTTATTGGACAATATGCAGCAATTCTGGAAAGCCCTTACCCAATAA